In the Drosophila takahashii strain IR98-3 E-12201 chromosome 3R, DtakHiC1v2, whole genome shotgun sequence genome, one interval contains:
- the kay gene encoding transcription factor kayak isoform X4, protein MTLDNYNIFNDEYLFNMPLSPLPKVLGNFETVQSVLTLTTPTLTPTTTRSIEDSFFQIISDTQNDRGAGCAGFAVPLVLPNAANGASEANGNGIATIPSQQQQQPYDVSLVPGTDSEDSNASYNDTQMNEEQDTTDTSSAHTDSTSYQNGHIMGASGQNGGVNSFTNVLAAVNPANRGGASSTNTSSTPARRGGGRRPNRSANMTPEEEQKRAVRRERNKQAAARCRKRRVDQTNELTEEVEQLEKRGDAMRKEIETLTNSKNHLEYLLAAHRPTCHKIRSDLLSVTTCNGLIAPAGLLSAGSSSGSGGSSSHHNHNSNDSSNGTITGMDATLNSTGRSNSPLDLKPAANLDNLLLHIKDEPLDGALDSGSSLGQDGPPPSKRFTLPPMSTMPHVHMSTLMTPTGASSGSLQTPITSTAPGGFGSSFPVVTTNGGSTSSMNSPTLNALNKMPKERPNTLAFQRPLGQNMHLNLANKAGAGGGGPTQIQGVPIQTPSTGTFNFDSLMDGGTGLTPVSGPLVPNSSSTNKHPLELPTPTAEPSKLVSL, encoded by the exons ATGACGCTGGACAATTACAACATCTTCAATGATGAGTACTTGTTCAATATGCCGCTGTCGCCGTTGCCAAAAGTG CTCGGCAACTTTGAGACCGTTCAGAGTGTCCTAACGCTGACGACGCCCACGTTGACCCCAACGACGACGCGCAGCATCGAGGATTCCTTTTTCCAGATAATTTCGGACACGCAAAATGATCGTGGAGCTGGCTGTGCGGGCTTCGCCGTGCCCCTGGTGCTGCCCAATGCTGCGAATGGAGCAAGTGAAGCCAATGGCAATGGGATCGCCACGATTcccagccagcagcagcagcagccataCGATGTGAGTCTGGTGCCAGGAACCGACTCCGAGGACTCCAATGCTTCGTACAACGATACGCAGATGAACGAGGAGCAGGACACGACCGATACTT CAAGTGCCCATACGGACAGCACCTCGTACCAGAATGGCCACATAATGGGCGCCAGTGGGCAGAACGGCGGCGTGAATAGCTTCACCAATGTCCTGGCCGCCGTGAATCCGGCCAACCGAGGAGGAGCCTCATCAACGAATACCTCAAGCACTCCGGCGCGTCGTGGCGGCGGCCGGCGACCCAACAGATCCGCCAACATGAcgccggaggaggagcagaagcGAGCGGTTCGCCGGGAGCGGAACAAACAGGCGGCGGCGCGTTGCCGGAAGAGGCGGGTGGACCAGACCAACGAGCTCACCGAGGAGGTGGAGCAGCTGGAGAAGCGGGGCGATGCGATGCGCAAGGAGATCGAGACGCTGACGAACAGCAAGAATCATCTGGAATACCTGCTGGCCGCCCATCGGCCCACCTGTCACAAGATCCGCTCGGATCTGCTCAGTGTGACCACCTGCAATGGTCTGATTGCTCCGGCGGGATTGCTGAGtgccggcagcagcagcggcagcggcggatCGAGCAGCCATCACAATCACAACAGCAACGACAGCAGCAATGGCACGATCACGGGCATGGATGCCACCCTGAACTCCACCGGGCGGAGCAACTCTCCACTGGATCTCAAGCCGGCGGCGAATTTGGACAACCTGCTGCTGCACATCAAGGATGAGCCGCTGGACGGGGCATTGGACTCGGGATCGAGTCTGGGTCAGGATGGTCCGCCACCGAGTAAGCGCTTCACCTTGCCGCCCATGTCCACGATGCCACATGTCCATATGTCCACGCTGATGACGCCCACCGGTGCGTCGTCGGGATCTCTGCAAACGCCGATCACGAGCACGGCGCCGGGAGGATTTGGGAGTTCATTCCCGGTGGTGACCACCAATGGGGGGAGCACCAGCAGCATGAACAGTCCCACGCTGAATGCGCTGAACAAGATGCCCAAGGAGCGGCCCAATACGCTGGCCTTCCAGCGACCGCTGGGCCAGAATATGCACCTCAATCTGGCCAACAAGGCGGGCGCAGGAGGAGGTGGACCCACGCAGATCCAGGGAGTGCCCATCCAGACGCCCTCGACGGGCACCTTCAACTTTGACTCGCTGATGGACGGAGGCACTGGATTGACCCCCGTTTCGGGACCCCTGGTGCCCAACAGCTCCTCCACGAACAAACATCCCCTGGAGCTGCCCACGCCCACCGCCGAGCCATCGAAGCTGGTCAGCTTATAA
- the kay gene encoding transcription factor kayak isoform X1: MMKNLNGRAHNACYHPYYHQSLHFAQQQHLQHQQQQQHHQLQQQHQQLQQQQQHQQQQPQQQLLRHQQRQLPTQTVYQQQQQQQQHQEQQQQQLRQSFAHNAFPLRSSNSNNYGHVAGSAYAGNSNNNSSNAAAMAAVCQMQNFFSQQQPQEYNYYQQQQQLHQQQQPQQQQAITATTTAATCNATAAAATTSSTAATATTATSTHNDNNNSDNFAMDASEIATFLANELFLQQLGNFETVQSVLTLTTPTLTPTTTRSIEDSFFQIISDTQNDRGAGCAGFAVPLVLPNAANGASEANGNGIATIPSQQQQQPYDVSLVPGTDSEDSNASYNDTQMNEEQDTTDTSSAHTDSTSYQNGHIMGASGQNGGVNSFTNVLAAVNPANRGGASSTNTSSTPARRGGGRRPNRSANMTPEEEQKRAVRRERNKQAAARCRKRRVDQTNELTEEVEQLEKRGDAMRKEIETLTNSKNHLEYLLAAHRPTCHKIRSDLLSVTTCNGLIAPAGLLSAGSSSGSGGSSSHHNHNSNDSSNGTITGMDATLNSTGRSNSPLDLKPAANLDNLLLHIKDEPLDGALDSGSSLGQDGPPPSKRFTLPPMSTMPHVHMSTLMTPTGASSGSLQTPITSTAPGGFGSSFPVVTTNGGSTSSMNSPTLNALNKMPKERPNTLAFQRPLGQNMHLNLANKAGAGGGGPTQIQGVPIQTPSTGTFNFDSLMDGGTGLTPVSGPLVPNSSSTNKHPLELPTPTAEPSKLVSL; this comes from the exons ATGATGAAAAATCTCAACGGTAGGGCGCACAATGCGTGCTACCATCCCTACTACCATCAGTCGCTGCACTttgcacagcagcaacatttgcaacatcaacagcagcagcaacatcaccagctgcagcagcaacatcaacagctgcagcagcaacagcagcatcagcagcagcagccccaGCAGCAATTGTTACGTCATCAGCAACGGCAACTGCCCACGCAGACTGTctaccagcaacagcaacaacagcagcaacatcaggagcaacagcaacagcaactgagGCAATCGTTTGCCCACAATGCTTTCCCActgcgcagcagcaacagcaacaattatGGCCATGTTGCTGGTAGCGCCTACGCCGgcaacagcaataacaacagcagcaatgcGGCTGCCATGGCCGCCGTGTGCCAAAtgcagaatttttttagtcaGCAGCAACCACAGGAGTATAATTATtatcaacaacagcagcaactgcatcagcagcagcaaccgcaacaacaacaggcaATAACAGCTAcgacgacagcagcaacatgcaatgccacagcagcagcagcaacgacatcctcgacagcagcaacagcgacgACAGCAACATCTACtcacaacgacaacaacaatagcGATAATTTTGCAATGGACGCCAGTGAAATCGCCACTTTTCTCGCCAACGAGCTTTTCCTACAGCAG CTCGGCAACTTTGAGACCGTTCAGAGTGTCCTAACGCTGACGACGCCCACGTTGACCCCAACGACGACGCGCAGCATCGAGGATTCCTTTTTCCAGATAATTTCGGACACGCAAAATGATCGTGGAGCTGGCTGTGCGGGCTTCGCCGTGCCCCTGGTGCTGCCCAATGCTGCGAATGGAGCAAGTGAAGCCAATGGCAATGGGATCGCCACGATTcccagccagcagcagcagcagccataCGATGTGAGTCTGGTGCCAGGAACCGACTCCGAGGACTCCAATGCTTCGTACAACGATACGCAGATGAACGAGGAGCAGGACACGACCGATACTT CAAGTGCCCATACGGACAGCACCTCGTACCAGAATGGCCACATAATGGGCGCCAGTGGGCAGAACGGCGGCGTGAATAGCTTCACCAATGTCCTGGCCGCCGTGAATCCGGCCAACCGAGGAGGAGCCTCATCAACGAATACCTCAAGCACTCCGGCGCGTCGTGGCGGCGGCCGGCGACCCAACAGATCCGCCAACATGAcgccggaggaggagcagaagcGAGCGGTTCGCCGGGAGCGGAACAAACAGGCGGCGGCGCGTTGCCGGAAGAGGCGGGTGGACCAGACCAACGAGCTCACCGAGGAGGTGGAGCAGCTGGAGAAGCGGGGCGATGCGATGCGCAAGGAGATCGAGACGCTGACGAACAGCAAGAATCATCTGGAATACCTGCTGGCCGCCCATCGGCCCACCTGTCACAAGATCCGCTCGGATCTGCTCAGTGTGACCACCTGCAATGGTCTGATTGCTCCGGCGGGATTGCTGAGtgccggcagcagcagcggcagcggcggatCGAGCAGCCATCACAATCACAACAGCAACGACAGCAGCAATGGCACGATCACGGGCATGGATGCCACCCTGAACTCCACCGGGCGGAGCAACTCTCCACTGGATCTCAAGCCGGCGGCGAATTTGGACAACCTGCTGCTGCACATCAAGGATGAGCCGCTGGACGGGGCATTGGACTCGGGATCGAGTCTGGGTCAGGATGGTCCGCCACCGAGTAAGCGCTTCACCTTGCCGCCCATGTCCACGATGCCACATGTCCATATGTCCACGCTGATGACGCCCACCGGTGCGTCGTCGGGATCTCTGCAAACGCCGATCACGAGCACGGCGCCGGGAGGATTTGGGAGTTCATTCCCGGTGGTGACCACCAATGGGGGGAGCACCAGCAGCATGAACAGTCCCACGCTGAATGCGCTGAACAAGATGCCCAAGGAGCGGCCCAATACGCTGGCCTTCCAGCGACCGCTGGGCCAGAATATGCACCTCAATCTGGCCAACAAGGCGGGCGCAGGAGGAGGTGGACCCACGCAGATCCAGGGAGTGCCCATCCAGACGCCCTCGACGGGCACCTTCAACTTTGACTCGCTGATGGACGGAGGCACTGGATTGACCCCCGTTTCGGGACCCCTGGTGCCCAACAGCTCCTCCACGAACAAACATCCCCTGGAGCTGCCCACGCCCACCGCCGAGCCATCGAAGCTGGTCAGCTTATAA